Proteins found in one Pelmatolapia mariae isolate MD_Pm_ZW linkage group LG7, Pm_UMD_F_2, whole genome shotgun sequence genomic segment:
- the fth1b gene encoding ferritin, heavy polypeptide 1b has protein sequence MTSQIRQNFHHDCEAAINRQINLELYASYVYLSMAYYFERDDKCLPNFAKFFHNQSKEEVVHAEKLMTFQNKRGGKIFLQDIRKPDRDEWGSGVEALECALQLEKNVNQSLLDLQKMATDHNDPHMCDFIETHFLDEQVKSIKQLADWTSNLHRMGAPQSGMAEYLFDKHTMAEEGS, from the exons ATGACTTCTCAGATCCGTCAAAACTTCCACCATGACTGCGAGGCTGCCATTAATAGACAGATAAACCTGGAGCTGTATGCCTCTTATGTTTATCTCTCTATG GCATACTATTTTGAAAGGGATGATAAATGCTTGCCaaattttgcaaagttttttCACAATCAGTCCAAAGAAGAGGTTGTGCATGCAGAGAAGCTGATGACCTTCCAGAACAAGCGGGGAGGCAAAATTTTTCTGCAAGACATCAGG AAACCTGATAGAGATGAGTGGGGGAGTGGTGTGGAGGCCTTGGAGTGTGCCCTGCAGCTGGAGAAAAATGTAAACCAATCCCTGCTGGACCTGCAGAAAATGGCAACTGACCACAACGACCCTCAT ATGTGCGACTTCATAGAAACACATTTTCTGGACGAGCAGGTAAAATCCATCAAACAACTCGCCGACTGGACCTCAAACCTACACCGGATGGGAGCCCCTCAGAGCGGCATGGCTGAGTACCTCTTTGACAAACACACCATGGCTGAAGAGGGCAGTTAA